A portion of the Paenibacillus sp. PvR098 genome contains these proteins:
- a CDS encoding TRAP transporter substrate-binding protein, translating into MMKKLIPVLTLAAILTLTACGGGGQSQGSTDGGAKKVALKIGHTLADTSHYQKGMEKFKELVEQKSNGEVTLQLFPNGSLGGERDMIEGLNVGSLDMVLTSTAPMNGFVPEISVVDLPFLFRDADHAHKVFDGEVGQDLRKKVEDKLPSVTTLAWWENGFRSVTNKSAAITKPEDLKGIKIRIQENPIHSDTFKAFGAQPTPMSFTELFTALQQGVIDAQENPVPVIYTSRFNEVQQHMTLTRHFYSPSLLMISKSTFNSLTPEQQKALSEAAVEAGNYERQVVQDMEKEYLAELSQKGMKIIETPNIQSFIDAVKPVYDKYEPEFGELIEKIRNVQ; encoded by the coding sequence ATGATGAAAAAACTAATTCCTGTTTTGACACTGGCAGCCATTCTAACGTTAACCGCATGCGGCGGAGGTGGGCAGTCGCAGGGCTCCACTGACGGAGGAGCGAAAAAGGTTGCTCTGAAAATAGGTCATACGCTTGCGGATACGTCCCATTATCAAAAAGGGATGGAAAAGTTTAAAGAATTGGTTGAGCAAAAATCCAACGGCGAAGTTACGCTTCAATTATTTCCGAACGGATCCCTTGGCGGTGAGCGCGATATGATCGAAGGCTTGAATGTAGGCAGCCTGGATATGGTGCTGACTTCGACGGCACCTATGAACGGGTTCGTTCCGGAAATTAGCGTCGTAGATTTGCCTTTCTTGTTCCGTGACGCCGATCATGCACATAAAGTATTCGACGGTGAAGTTGGACAAGATCTGCGCAAGAAAGTGGAAGACAAATTACCGAGCGTAACGACGCTGGCCTGGTGGGAGAATGGATTTCGTAGTGTGACGAATAAATCCGCTGCCATTACTAAGCCTGAAGATCTGAAAGGCATTAAAATCCGCATTCAGGAAAATCCGATTCACAGCGATACCTTTAAGGCCTTTGGCGCTCAGCCGACTCCAATGTCCTTTACAGAGCTGTTTACCGCGCTTCAGCAGGGTGTAATCGATGCGCAAGAAAATCCTGTTCCGGTCATTTACACCTCCCGGTTCAATGAAGTTCAACAGCATATGACCTTGACTCGCCATTTCTACTCACCGTCGCTGCTTATGATCTCCAAGAGCACATTTAACAGCCTGACACCGGAACAACAGAAAGCGCTTAGCGAAGCTGCAGTGGAAGCAGGAAATTACGAGCGTCAAGTTGTACAAGACATGGAGAAGGAATATCTCGCCGAGTTGAGCCAAAAGGGTATGAAAATTATCGAAACACCGAACATTCAGTCTTTCATAGATGCCGTGAAACCGGTTTATGATAAATACGAGCCAGAGTTCGGAGAGCTAATTGAAAAAATTCGGAATGTGCAATAA
- a CDS encoding TRAP transporter large permease, whose amino-acid sequence MALIMIVSLFIMLLLSVPVALSLGLASAVAILSDGNMPLLVLIQRMFAALDVFPLMAIPFFILAGSLMETGGISRRLVNLANSLVGSMTGGLAIVTVVTAMFFSAISGSSAATTAAIGSILIPAMVKRGYDIRFAAANQAVSGELGVIIPPSIPMILFGISAGVSIGDLFLAGFLPGLMISLSLILACWYISKRKGYKGEGTFSVTAVAKAFKEALLALLMPVIILGGIYGGLFTPTEASVVAVVYAFIIGVFVYKELKWKDLVNIFAKSSITTSIIMIIIANAGMFGWILTREQVPQEIGAFFTSISDSPLVFLFLINLLLWFVGMFFETSAAIIILAPLLTPVAIALGIDPVHFGMIMIVNLAMGMVTPPVGVNLFVACQIAGIRLDQIMRPLVPFLFVLIIDILIITYIPKISLFLPSLFK is encoded by the coding sequence ATGGCGCTGATAATGATTGTTTCTTTATTTATTATGCTGCTGCTCAGCGTACCGGTAGCCTTATCATTGGGACTTGCTTCTGCTGTAGCAATTCTCAGCGATGGAAATATGCCTCTGCTCGTTCTTATTCAGCGTATGTTTGCTGCTTTGGACGTCTTCCCGCTGATGGCTATACCTTTCTTTATTTTAGCCGGTTCCCTCATGGAAACAGGCGGAATATCTCGTCGATTAGTCAATCTGGCTAATTCGCTCGTGGGTAGCATGACGGGCGGTCTGGCCATTGTGACCGTCGTAACGGCCATGTTCTTTTCTGCCATTTCGGGCTCTAGTGCCGCTACGACAGCGGCGATCGGGTCCATCCTGATCCCGGCCATGGTAAAACGCGGTTATGATATCAGGTTCGCTGCGGCTAACCAAGCCGTATCGGGTGAACTAGGGGTAATCATCCCTCCATCGATCCCGATGATTCTGTTTGGTATTTCAGCCGGCGTATCCATTGGCGATTTGTTCTTGGCTGGTTTTTTACCCGGCCTTATGATTTCACTCTCTCTGATTTTAGCTTGCTGGTATATTTCCAAACGGAAAGGCTATAAAGGAGAAGGAACATTCTCCGTGACAGCGGTAGCAAAAGCGTTCAAGGAAGCTTTACTGGCGCTTCTTATGCCCGTCATCATTCTTGGGGGAATTTACGGCGGTTTGTTTACACCGACGGAAGCGTCCGTTGTTGCCGTAGTCTATGCGTTTATCATAGGGGTGTTTGTGTATAAGGAACTGAAATGGAAGGACCTTGTGAACATCTTCGCCAAGTCCTCCATTACAACGTCGATTATCATGATCATCATTGCGAATGCCGGCATGTTTGGTTGGATATTGACGCGTGAACAGGTTCCGCAAGAAATCGGAGCATTCTTCACCTCGATTTCCGATAGTCCTCTTGTTTTCTTGTTCTTGATCAACTTATTGCTTTGGTTCGTGGGTATGTTCTTTGAAACTTCCGCAGCGATTATCATCCTGGCTCCATTGTTGACGCCTGTAGCAATCGCACTTGGAATCGATCCCGTTCATTTCGGTATGATCATGATTGTCAACTTGGCTATGGGAATGGTTACACCTCCTGTCGGCGTGAATCTATTTGTCGCTTGTCAAATTGCAGGTATTCGACTAGACCAAATTATGAGACCATTGGTTCCTTTCTTGTTCGTACTTATTATCGATATCTTAATCATCACTTATATTCCTAAAATTTCTCTTTTCTTGCCCTCATTATTTAAATAA
- a CDS encoding TRAP transporter small permease gives MDTIIKLIDRLNVGVRYLCALLLGIMTIAVTFQVVTRFAAKYFELHLPDWSEELARYSMIWLVFLGTALAVRYSALIGVEAIVERLSPTASRIVRILVTIVTLFFFIILIYYGFMMLGHVSAQVSPSLRIPMSIPYAALPISGIFMLLNAIAVLLETIKGKAGLQKEVFSGSE, from the coding sequence GTGGATACAATCATTAAACTCATTGACAGGTTAAATGTCGGAGTGCGTTATTTGTGTGCGCTGCTGTTGGGCATTATGACCATTGCTGTCACCTTTCAGGTGGTCACCCGCTTCGCGGCAAAATATTTTGAACTTCACTTGCCGGACTGGTCCGAGGAACTGGCGCGATACAGTATGATTTGGCTCGTCTTTTTGGGGACAGCTTTAGCAGTCCGTTACAGTGCGTTAATCGGTGTGGAAGCCATTGTGGAACGGTTGAGCCCAACCGCGAGTCGGATCGTCCGTATCCTGGTTACCATTGTGACCTTGTTTTTCTTTATTATCCTTATTTATTACGGATTCATGATGCTGGGTCATGTTTCGGCACAAGTCTCCCCAAGCCTGCGAATCCCTATGTCGATTCCTTATGCAGCACTTCCTATTAGCGGTATATTCATGCTCTTAAACGCGATAGCCGTGCTGTTGGAAACGATTAAAGGGAAAGCCGGACTGCAAAAAGAAGTATTTTCGGGGAGTGAATAA
- a CDS encoding alpha/beta hydrolase-fold protein, translated as MSAHYKYEVILPQGYNPVTKYPVIFAMHGKGSNELNMIPLLDGLKEDFIVISIRGDLPLGSGYAYFHIKSIGNPIRELFDQAVQRLEQFMGYATNKYAIDPARRYLLGFSQGAILSMSLALVMGEQIKGIVALNGYIPSFVKNEYPIQTVKKLSVFISHGEFDPIFPRQLGDDNHDYLRQVSDHVTYRTYAAGHEVTLENKRDFTIWLQQNAMTITS; from the coding sequence ATGTCTGCACACTATAAATATGAGGTTATATTGCCCCAGGGCTATAACCCTGTAACGAAGTATCCGGTCATTTTCGCCATGCATGGGAAAGGGTCTAATGAACTAAATATGATTCCTTTACTTGATGGTTTAAAAGAAGATTTTATCGTGATCAGCATTCGTGGTGACCTCCCCTTGGGGAGTGGGTATGCTTATTTCCATATTAAAAGCATCGGCAATCCGATTCGCGAACTCTTCGATCAAGCGGTACAGCGGTTGGAGCAATTTATGGGTTATGCTACGAATAAATACGCTATTGATCCTGCTCGCCGCTATCTTCTCGGCTTTAGTCAGGGGGCCATTCTGTCGATGTCGCTGGCCCTCGTCATGGGAGAACAAATCAAAGGAATCGTGGCCTTGAATGGATATATTCCATCATTTGTGAAAAACGAGTATCCGATTCAAACGGTAAAAAAGTTGTCCGTCTTTATATCTCATGGCGAATTTGACCCCATTTTTCCGAGGCAGCTTGGTGATGACAACCATGACTATCTCCGTCAAGTATCCGATCATGTCACCTACAGAACTTATGCAGCCGGCCATGAAGTGACCCTTGAGAACAAAAGAGACTTTACCATTTGGCTGCAGCAGAATGCGATGACTATAACATCATAA
- a CDS encoding SRPBCC domain-containing protein has translation MESKNQNTLPDIRKMQLLNAPIQKVWDAVATSEGISAWFMPNDFQPVVGHEFHLEAGAFGKSPCTVTEIDPPHRLSFKWGKDWTLTFELMEKGNQTEFTLIHSGWDADKATEFGQTHAMIRERMDNGWVGLLKTLSEYVEA, from the coding sequence ATGGAAAGTAAAAATCAAAATACATTGCCGGACATCCGTAAGATGCAGCTGTTGAACGCCCCGATTCAAAAAGTGTGGGACGCCGTGGCGACATCGGAGGGAATCTCGGCATGGTTCATGCCTAATGATTTTCAGCCTGTAGTCGGACATGAGTTTCACCTGGAAGCAGGTGCATTCGGGAAGTCTCCTTGCACAGTAACTGAAATCGATCCGCCTCACCGTCTTTCTTTCAAGTGGGGCAAAGATTGGACCCTCACCTTCGAATTAATGGAGAAGGGTAATCAAACCGAGTTTACGCTGATCCATTCCGGCTGGGATGCGGACAAGGCAACCGAATTCGGGCAAACACACGCGATGATTCGCGAACGGATGGACAATGGCTGGGTTGGCCTTCTCAAGACGCTGAGCGAGTACGTCGAGGCTTAA
- a CDS encoding class III extradiol ring-cleavage dioxygenase, with translation MLPSFFIGHGAPSLALENNPYTTFLKELASQLPKPKAIVLFSAHWESGELQVSGSAAYETIYDFSGFQNELYQMQYPAPGDLALASEVQALFQKENIPAGIDPVRGLDHGAWVVLHLLYPDADIPVIALSVNRHLTNAEQYRIGRALSSLREKDILIIGSGGTVHNLRRLEWGASHINPWAAEFDQWLEDKLTAWDVESLFRYHEIAPYAKEAVPTPEHFIPLLLAMGSGDSNQKATLLHRSYQYGNLSLSAWKFE, from the coding sequence ATGCTACCATCCTTTTTTATTGGCCATGGCGCCCCGTCGCTTGCATTAGAGAATAACCCATATACCACCTTTTTGAAGGAGTTGGCTTCCCAGCTTCCCAAGCCTAAAGCCATCGTTTTATTCTCCGCTCACTGGGAGAGCGGGGAACTACAGGTGTCCGGGTCAGCGGCGTACGAAACGATCTATGATTTTTCCGGTTTCCAGAATGAGCTGTATCAAATGCAATATCCTGCTCCCGGTGATCTGGCCCTCGCGAGCGAAGTTCAAGCTTTATTCCAAAAGGAGAATATCCCGGCGGGAATCGATCCCGTTCGGGGCTTGGATCATGGCGCTTGGGTCGTCCTGCATCTGCTCTATCCGGATGCGGATATTCCGGTGATCGCTCTATCCGTAAACCGTCATTTGACGAATGCTGAACAATACCGTATCGGCAGGGCATTGTCCTCACTTCGAGAGAAGGATATATTGATCATCGGAAGCGGAGGCACGGTTCATAACTTACGAAGATTGGAATGGGGAGCATCCCATATCAACCCGTGGGCAGCAGAATTTGATCAATGGCTTGAAGACAAACTGACCGCGTGGGATGTGGAATCATTATTTCGATATCACGAAATCGCACCGTATGCTAAAGAAGCGGTTCCCACGCCTGAGCATTTTATCCCGCTGTTATTAGCGATGGGCAGCGGCGATTCCAATCAAAAGGCGACGCTGCTGCATCGGAGCTATCAGTACGGCAACCTCAGTTTAAGCGCTTGGAAGTTTGAATAA
- a CDS encoding PrpR N-terminal domain-containing protein codes for MNKILVIAPYQGLKELFLEVNEDLQKNIHVEVGDLYKGLAIAKENENKGYDVIISRGATAILLQDHCQLPVVDVKISGYDILRTLTLIKGYPEKIGVMSYRNTIQGADVVGKLLEMDLTFFPISTEMEIEGQIRSAIDQNIQVIIGDRISTYTASQMGLKAILITSGRESVEEALKEAEKVAYYTKKERTLRQLYESIVQDYPDGILVMDEHGQIQVLNDKAEKLLDLPKEQATVQKLRGIHPALGVSHGAQSGTDIKEIIEMNGDTVILNKSTIAVQGNLPGELTILQTVSDIQETESLVRQKQSLKSSRATKHFNHLVASSPAMKEVIRTAKQFSKSNSPLLIYGEPGTGKHSLAQAIHNASGRKKQPFLFINCEAFNEKNTELKLLGDHQEQVPGIFEIAHGGTVFIDAIGKLSLSLQAKLINILMEKKVSRQNGGKTIPIDVRIIAAHPNSLHELVESGRFREDLYYLLNGGTIVIPPLRERREDIRELIRWFIVSANLKIGKQIVGCREEVQNRLIQASWPGNVLELELMVERMCVFTSGPFIELKDVLPFLEEMDMNANHQPHVQGVDIAGKTLDQLEKEIISKVLEEENHNQTSVAKRLGINRSTLWRKIKEIELNQ; via the coding sequence ATGAACAAAATATTAGTGATCGCGCCTTACCAAGGATTGAAAGAATTGTTTCTGGAAGTCAACGAGGACCTTCAAAAAAACATCCATGTCGAGGTAGGCGATTTATACAAGGGCTTGGCCATAGCCAAAGAAAATGAAAATAAGGGCTATGATGTGATTATTAGCAGAGGAGCAACAGCCATATTACTGCAGGATCACTGTCAGCTTCCCGTAGTAGATGTGAAAATTTCTGGCTATGATATCTTACGGACGCTAACGCTGATCAAGGGATATCCTGAGAAAATTGGAGTCATGAGTTATCGGAATACCATTCAAGGTGCCGATGTAGTAGGCAAACTGCTTGAGATGGATCTTACTTTCTTTCCCATAAGTACGGAAATGGAGATTGAAGGCCAAATCCGTTCAGCCATAGACCAAAACATCCAAGTTATTATCGGGGACCGGATATCCACATATACGGCATCTCAAATGGGATTAAAGGCCATTTTGATCACTTCAGGGAGAGAGTCGGTTGAAGAGGCTTTAAAAGAAGCCGAGAAGGTAGCGTATTATACGAAGAAGGAGAGAACACTTCGTCAATTATATGAATCGATTGTACAGGATTACCCGGATGGCATTCTTGTCATGGATGAACATGGTCAAATTCAGGTGCTAAACGACAAAGCGGAGAAATTGCTTGACCTTCCGAAAGAACAAGCTACAGTACAAAAGCTTCGGGGAATTCATCCTGCATTAGGTGTTTCCCATGGTGCGCAAAGTGGAACAGATATAAAGGAAATCATCGAAATGAACGGTGATACCGTGATTTTGAACAAAAGCACTATAGCCGTTCAGGGAAACCTGCCCGGCGAGCTGACGATTCTGCAGACGGTAAGTGACATCCAAGAAACGGAGAGTCTGGTTCGTCAAAAGCAATCGCTTAAAAGCTCGCGGGCGACCAAGCATTTCAATCACCTCGTTGCCAGTTCCCCAGCCATGAAAGAGGTGATCCGAACGGCCAAACAATTTAGTAAATCAAACTCACCTCTATTGATTTACGGTGAACCGGGAACAGGCAAGCACAGTCTGGCTCAGGCGATTCACAATGCAAGCGGACGAAAAAAACAGCCGTTTCTATTTATTAACTGCGAGGCTTTTAACGAAAAAAACACGGAGCTGAAACTACTGGGAGATCATCAGGAGCAGGTACCGGGGATCTTTGAGATTGCGCATGGCGGAACGGTATTCATTGATGCCATCGGAAAATTATCACTTTCACTGCAAGCCAAGTTAATTAACATCTTAATGGAGAAGAAGGTTTCCCGTCAAAATGGCGGAAAAACAATCCCTATAGATGTTCGTATCATTGCCGCCCACCCCAATTCCCTGCATGAACTCGTGGAATCAGGCCGATTCCGTGAAGATTTGTACTACCTTTTGAATGGGGGGACAATTGTTATTCCCCCTTTAAGGGAACGCAGAGAAGATATTCGGGAATTGATCCGTTGGTTTATCGTATCGGCCAATCTGAAAATCGGAAAACAGATTGTGGGCTGTCGGGAAGAGGTGCAAAACAGATTAATACAAGCTTCATGGCCGGGAAATGTGTTGGAATTAGAGCTTATGGTTGAACGAATGTGTGTATTTACGTCAGGCCCTTTCATCGAATTGAAGGATGTGCTGCCTTTTTTAGAGGAAATGGATATGAATGCAAACCACCAACCGCATGTTCAAGGTGTTGATATTGCGGGCAAAACATTAGATCAATTGGAGAAAGAAATTATTTCCAAAGTCCTGGAAGAAGAAAATCATAATCAAACGTCGGTAGCCAAACGATTAGGCATTAACCGTTCGACTCTGTGGCGTAAAATCAAGGAAATTGAACTAAACCAATAA
- a CDS encoding MFS transporter yields MNREQGLWNRDFVAVCFSSFFLFMTFYILAVTLPIFVTDSLMGGQEQIGLVMTVFVIAAVIFRPLAGKWIDEFNKRKIIILSLALFMGCTAVYALVDHFYALLVLRFLHGIGFGMAATATGAIAIGLVPDHRKGEGIGYFSLFMSLAMVIGPFLGLTVMEHFNDAVLFGFCVVLALLSFICGIMVRIPEQEERKKTERATGWRKFIEPEALPISLAGSILAFSYGAITTFISVYAIDMGMGSYASYFFMIFAAMIVVSRPFTGKIFDRLGPHVLVYPGIVLFSLGMIGLSLAQTPLVFLMTGGIIGLGFGALLPSFQTIAVQSAPNHRRGVATGTYFVLFDTGYGLGAYLLGIVAASTSYHTMYFIAGLVVACTAVIYYGLHHRKVNLMKSGSTVNKKAI; encoded by the coding sequence TTGAACAGGGAACAAGGCTTATGGAATCGCGATTTTGTTGCTGTATGTTTCAGCAGCTTTTTTTTATTTATGACGTTTTATATTTTGGCCGTCACGCTTCCGATCTTTGTTACGGATTCATTAATGGGAGGACAAGAGCAAATCGGGCTGGTCATGACCGTGTTTGTAATTGCGGCCGTTATTTTTCGGCCTCTGGCGGGCAAATGGATTGACGAGTTTAATAAACGGAAAATCATTATTTTATCGCTGGCGCTGTTTATGGGCTGCACCGCCGTCTATGCGCTTGTCGATCATTTCTATGCTTTGCTTGTCTTACGGTTTCTGCACGGCATCGGGTTCGGAATGGCCGCGACGGCGACAGGAGCGATTGCCATTGGATTGGTTCCAGATCATCGCAAAGGGGAAGGGATCGGCTATTTTAGCCTGTTTATGAGTCTTGCCATGGTGATCGGGCCTTTTTTGGGGCTGACCGTGATGGAGCATTTTAATGATGCTGTTTTATTCGGGTTCTGTGTCGTGCTTGCTTTATTATCATTTATTTGCGGGATCATGGTAAGGATCCCCGAACAGGAAGAGCGGAAGAAAACGGAACGTGCCACGGGCTGGAGGAAGTTTATCGAACCGGAGGCGCTGCCTATTTCGTTAGCTGGAAGTATTCTGGCTTTTTCCTACGGAGCGATCACCACTTTTATATCCGTGTATGCGATTGACATGGGGATGGGGTCCTATGCAAGTTATTTTTTTATGATTTTTGCTGCAATGATTGTCGTATCCAGACCCTTTACGGGAAAAATATTTGACCGGTTAGGACCTCATGTTCTGGTTTACCCGGGCATCGTACTGTTTTCGCTAGGCATGATCGGATTAAGCCTGGCTCAAACGCCGCTTGTGTTTTTGATGACAGGGGGGATCATCGGGCTCGGGTTTGGCGCGCTTCTCCCAAGTTTCCAAACGATAGCGGTTCAATCGGCCCCGAATCATCGAAGAGGAGTGGCAACGGGCACCTATTTTGTCCTGTTTGATACCGGCTACGGCCTGGGCGCTTATCTTCTAGGCATTGTGGCAGCCAGCACCAGTTATCATACGATGTATTTCATCGCTGGTCTGGTTGTTGCTTGTACGGCAGTCATTTATTATGGCTTGCATCATCGGAAAGTCAACCTCATGAAGTCGGGAAGTACGGTAAATAAAAAGGCAATTTGA
- a CDS encoding LLM class flavin-dependent oxidoreductase, producing the protein MSESSNAPKRIREIPISILDLAPIVVGSTAAKSFKNTLDLARHAEKWGYHRYWLAEHHNMTGIASSATSLVIGHVAAGTEKIRVGSGGIMLPNHAPLVIAEQFGTLESLFPGRIDLGLGRAPGSDQPAARALRRGLGSDGHDFPEQLSELRAYLNPSMGSRPMGVRAVPGEGLNIPIWLLGSSGFSAQLAGQLGLPFAFASHFAPDYILQALELYRSNFRPSEALDKPYAMIGMNVIAADTVEEAKKLATSQEQQFLNLIRGRPGQLNPPVDSMDSLWGAHEKAMVQKQLSFTVAGNQEMLREQLEVYLEQTQADELIVTAQIYDHQARLRSYEILAEVMNGK; encoded by the coding sequence ATGTCAGAAAGCAGCAATGCACCTAAACGAATTCGAGAAATTCCCATTTCTATTTTGGATCTTGCACCCATTGTCGTAGGCAGCACGGCGGCAAAATCTTTTAAAAATACACTCGACCTTGCACGTCATGCCGAGAAATGGGGCTATCACCGTTACTGGCTTGCAGAGCATCACAACATGACAGGGATCGCCAGCTCAGCCACATCGCTTGTCATTGGACATGTCGCTGCCGGTACGGAAAAAATCCGGGTGGGCTCCGGCGGAATCATGCTGCCCAATCATGCGCCCTTGGTGATTGCCGAGCAGTTCGGAACTTTAGAATCCTTATTCCCGGGCCGTATTGATCTTGGATTAGGAAGAGCACCGGGATCAGACCAGCCGGCAGCCCGTGCCCTGCGACGTGGTTTGGGGAGCGACGGCCATGATTTTCCTGAACAGTTAAGCGAGCTTCGGGCTTACTTGAATCCGTCTATGGGATCACGCCCGATGGGGGTAAGAGCCGTCCCGGGTGAGGGCTTGAATATCCCGATCTGGCTTCTGGGCTCCAGCGGCTTTAGTGCGCAGTTAGCGGGCCAGCTTGGTCTTCCCTTCGCTTTCGCCAGCCATTTCGCACCGGATTATATCCTGCAAGCGTTGGAGCTGTACCGCAGCAACTTCCGTCCTTCAGAAGCGCTGGATAAGCCTTACGCCATGATCGGCATGAACGTTATTGCAGCCGATACCGTTGAAGAGGCTAAGAAGCTGGCCACTTCGCAGGAACAGCAGTTTCTTAACCTCATCCGCGGTCGTCCCGGCCAGCTAAATCCACCGGTCGATAGCATGGATTCTCTGTGGGGCGCCCATGAGAAAGCGATGGTTCAAAAACAGCTGAGCTTTACTGTTGCCGGGAATCAAGAGATGCTGCGGGAGCAATTAGAAGTTTATCTTGAACAAACACAAGCCGACGAATTGATTGTGACGGCCCAAATCTATGATCATCAAGCCCGATTGCGATCCTATGAAATTCTGGCAGAGGTTATGAACGGCAAGTAA
- a CDS encoding metalloregulator ArsR/SmtB family transcription factor: MNPILVFKALSNETRLQILQWLKEPDKHFPLQEGGDNKKIGVCVGHIQEKAGLSQSTVSQYLLMLQRAGLLEATRHGQWTYYRRNEPALQELAGYIKDQL, encoded by the coding sequence ATGAACCCAATACTCGTTTTTAAAGCACTGTCGAACGAAACACGTCTGCAAATTCTCCAATGGTTGAAGGAGCCTGACAAACACTTTCCCTTGCAAGAAGGCGGTGACAATAAGAAAATCGGGGTTTGTGTCGGTCACATTCAAGAAAAGGCCGGCTTATCGCAATCGACGGTTTCCCAGTACCTGTTGATGCTTCAGAGAGCGGGTCTGCTGGAGGCGACTCGTCACGGCCAATGGACATACTACAGACGAAACGAACCGGCTCTTCAAGAGCTGGCCGGTTATATCAAGGACCAGCTATAG
- a CDS encoding MarR family transcriptional regulator yields the protein MNIDHSLGFIINHAGRRLSHLLSLHYQPYAITTEQWTVLNRLAEQDGISQKDLAQRAEKDQTNITRILDQLERKGLVERRPNAVDRRSFLTFITDKGKSVNEVLLPVEKEVINSALQGLSKEEIDLLRVMLNRITRNANRIINEVEEQL from the coding sequence TTGAATATTGATCATTCCTTAGGTTTCATTATAAATCATGCTGGCCGCAGATTAAGTCATCTGCTCTCGCTTCATTATCAGCCTTATGCCATTACAACAGAGCAATGGACGGTATTGAACCGGTTGGCGGAGCAGGATGGAATTAGTCAAAAGGATTTAGCCCAAAGAGCGGAAAAAGACCAGACTAACATCACAAGAATATTAGACCAGCTGGAGCGCAAAGGTCTCGTCGAAAGAAGGCCGAACGCCGTCGATCGGAGATCCTTTTTAACGTTCATTACAGACAAAGGAAAATCGGTAAACGAGGTGCTGCTGCCTGTCGAAAAAGAGGTCATAAACTCGGCCTTACAGGGTTTGTCGAAGGAAGAAATTGACCTTCTTAGAGTCATGCTGAACCGGATTACCAGAAATGCCAACCGAATCATTAATGAGGTGGAGGAACAACTTTGA
- a CDS encoding cupin domain-containing protein, which produces MDIGATIRAIRKRKKLTIPQLCEGTGLSKGFISNVENNKTSPSIATLESIAAFLKVPLPYLLLQKDERMHVTRKEERERTTTGKEKLNVELLSAKAGLRMMIVEFPLGATTGDNPHAHEGEECHFVLKGTILAEQGEDQAVLEEGDSFSWNASVPHKVTNIGEDPALVLISVYREAHSDDMM; this is translated from the coding sequence ATGGATATTGGAGCTACAATTCGTGCAATACGTAAAAGAAAAAAACTGACCATTCCGCAGCTGTGCGAAGGAACCGGACTTTCCAAGGGTTTTATCAGTAATGTGGAAAATAATAAAACCTCCCCTTCCATTGCTACTTTAGAGAGCATTGCTGCTTTTCTCAAAGTTCCTCTCCCTTATTTACTGCTGCAAAAAGATGAACGTATGCACGTGACCCGGAAAGAAGAAAGGGAGCGGACTACCACAGGCAAAGAAAAATTAAACGTAGAACTTCTCTCTGCCAAAGCAGGCCTGCGCATGATGATCGTGGAGTTTCCTCTGGGAGCCACAACCGGGGACAACCCCCATGCTCATGAAGGAGAGGAGTGCCATTTCGTTTTAAAGGGAACAATCTTAGCAGAGCAGGGAGAAGATCAGGCGGTGCTGGAAGAAGGAGATTCCTTCAGCTGGAATGCCAGTGTTCCCCATAAAGTAACCAATATCGGAGAAGACCCCGCCCTTGTGCTAATCTCAGTTTATAGAGAGGCTCACTCCGATGATATGATGTAA